A segment of the Gossypium hirsutum isolate 1008001.06 chromosome D10, Gossypium_hirsutum_v2.1, whole genome shotgun sequence genome:
tcttgagatatttcctctcatttttttgccattttttttaattttttggtttttttttcatttatttaagaaaaacatAAATTTGGGTGACATAACGTGccacatattttttttctaacaacAGTAAGAGttgaaataaaaatatctaatgtttGAAAATTTCAGATATCAAACTGATaaaagaatttctttaaacaccaAAGTGATAATTGAATCATCAATACCACattaaccctttattatattaaaattctcATTCTGTTTTCATATTTAATGGCACTGGTTAACgttacattttattaaaaaaaattcaaccaacacaatttattttgaatttaataaaaacaaattcttaaaataataattaaataaaatttaatcaatgCCTATAACCACAGTCAACACGTTTCATTATCCCGTCTAAATATTGAAGTAAGTATTATTGAagaaaagcaaataaataaagtagAAGACAAACTGATACAATTTCTGAAGTCATCAATGGGAAATTTACTAAGAACTTCTGGGATACTTATTTTGACCGGTACCAATTCAATGAAAATTACTAACAATATTGGATATTACTCCAACTAAAAAAATGAGAATAGTAGAGTTCTTACGCTTCAAGTTCAGTCTATAAATAGCATCTTAGTTCTCTATCATCTCACTCCTCAATCACTCTATCATCCACTTCTCCTCTTTGAACTCCAAGTCTGAATTAACATTAAAATCATGGGTGTTTTCAGTTATGACCATGAAACTACCTCCCCAGTCGCCCCAGCTAGGCTTTTCAAGGCTTTTACTGTTGAAGCCCCAAAGGTTTGGCCCGCGGCTGCTCCTAATGCAGTCAAGAGTATTGAGGTTGAAGCTAATCCTAGTTCCGGAAGTATCGTAAAAATCAACTTTGTTGAAGGTTAGTTCTTTCATTTTCACTTTCGTTGgcattttttaatgtgttttacaCGAGTATGTTGGATAACAAGTATTTATTTCTTTAGGCTTTCCATTCCAATATATGAAGCACCAGATTGGAAGACATgatgaaaataatttttcataCAGTTACAGTTTAATTGAAGGTGGGCCTTTGGGGGATAAGCTTGAAAAGATTAGCTATGAGAACAAGTTTGAGGCAGCTGCAGGTGGAGGAAGTATTTGCAAGAGCTCAATGAAATTCTACACTGTTGGAGATAATGTTATAACGGAAGATGAAATCAAGGCTCGAATTAAAGGGAGTGAGACAGTTTACAAGCCCCTTGAAGCTTACCTCTTGGCTAATCCCGAAGCCTGCAACTAGGATCTAGGTTGCTTTGAATTCTTATGCTTGCTTTTAAAGAAGAGTTTGATTTTAATGTTGTGCTTTTGATATTTTCCTTTTCATCTTAAAACATAAATTGTCTTGTTGTTTCAGTAAGAGTGATGGTGGTAGTGATCGAACTTCGATCATTTAATATAtaatgaaagaaataaatatataaacccGCAAGAAAAAGCTTTACCTAGTATATAT
Coding sequences within it:
- the LOC107915089 gene encoding major pollen allergen Bet v 1-A; the protein is MGVFSYDHETTSPVAPARLFKAFTVEAPKVWPAAAPNAVKSIEVEANPSSGSIVKINFVEGFPFQYMKHQIGRHDENNFSYSYSLIEGGPLGDKLEKISYENKFEAAAGGGSICKSSMKFYTVGDNVITEDEIKARIKGSETVYKPLEAYLLANPEACN